Proteins from a single region of Gammaproteobacteria bacterium:
- a CDS encoding DUF4238 domain-containing protein, with amino-acid sequence MFADLRIEISGILFPGPARAGANGGSSGDLAQALLEDGELDPDIKQIIEREVSSGGIKVKVDPEYAHAQSIAVLSSLSCRLFCSGWLVLHNETDTPFITSDNPAPTIYLREGAYTDITYVPLTPKLALLTKRDPRTPEFRLEELDRYQRTQDEVASAKPEFVHLLNREMVRSAEMTILHSCRDQWLEVKPRGGSKITLCASRQVLVRLFSTGMRHAVLMSNHSLQARRL; translated from the coding sequence ATGTTTGCGGATCTGCGCATTGAGATAAGCGGTATTCTTTTCCCAGGACCTGCGCGCGCTGGCGCTAATGGAGGGAGCTCGGGAGACCTGGCGCAGGCATTGCTGGAGGACGGCGAGCTTGATCCAGATATAAAACAAATAATCGAAAGGGAAGTCAGCTCCGGCGGCATAAAGGTCAAGGTTGACCCCGAGTACGCTCATGCCCAATCAATTGCGGTTCTTTCCTCGCTGTCTTGTAGATTGTTCTGCTCAGGATGGCTTGTACTCCACAATGAAACAGACACGCCATTCATCACCTCAGACAATCCTGCGCCGACGATATACCTAAGAGAAGGCGCGTATACGGATATCACGTACGTTCCGTTAACTCCAAAATTGGCTCTTCTAACAAAAAGGGATCCGAGAACGCCAGAGTTCCGCCTTGAGGAGCTGGATAGATACCAAAGAACCCAAGATGAGGTTGCGTCAGCAAAACCTGAGTTTGTCCATCTATTGAACAGGGAAATGGTCAGGTCTGCGGAAATGACTATTCTTCATTCTTGCCGTGACCAATGGCTGGAAGTGAAACCTCGTGGAGGGTCCAAAATAACGTTGTGCGCATCCCGGCAGGTACTGGTCAGATTATTCTCAACCGGTATGAGGCATGCCGTGTTGATGTCTAACCATTCGCTGCAGGCGCGACGGCTCTGA
- a CDS encoding GNAT family N-acetyltransferase, which translates to MRSTIRFETFAEALRRQGKVQGDLSKKADRCKLLCIARIDEEVVGIGAIKTKTKSDFSEQKADLSELSDDFDWELGYLFTDPEHTRKGIAGNVAKLLVDAHGQDNLMASTEVSANPGMVRILETLGFRHYGKPWKSAIHDNYLGLFLRFK; encoded by the coding sequence ATGAGATCAACAATTCGGTTCGAAACTTTCGCGGAAGCCCTGAGGCGGCAGGGGAAGGTTCAAGGCGACCTGAGCAAAAAGGCCGATAGGTGCAAACTCCTTTGCATCGCAAGAATAGATGAGGAAGTAGTTGGCATAGGCGCAATAAAGACAAAAACGAAATCAGATTTTTCTGAACAAAAAGCTGATCTCTCAGAACTGAGTGATGATTTCGATTGGGAGCTTGGATATTTGTTTACTGACCCGGAACATACTCGAAAAGGTATCGCCGGGAATGTTGCGAAGTTGCTGGTTGATGCGCACGGTCAAGATAACCTTATGGCTTCAACAGAAGTTTCTGCCAATCCTGGAATGGTGAGAATCTTAGAAACGTTGGGTTTTCGGCATTATGGCAAGCCTTGGAAGAGCGCCATCCATGATAACTACCTCGGTTTGTTTTTGAGGTTTAAATGA
- a CDS encoding dihydrofolate reductase, which translates to MTRVRVESFTISLDGYGAGPNQDIRNPLGVGGTDLHQWLIPTRTLQRTLFGADGGTTGIDDDFAARGFRNVGAWILGRNMFGPVRGPWPDMNWKGWWGDSPPYHVPTFILTHHARPPIRMEGGTTFHFVTGGIHEALDRAREAANGMDVRIGGGPGTIRQYLRAGLIDELHVAVSPVLLGGGERLFDGVDMRALGYECVQFVASEKATHVVLRRQGHDCTPEPGVG; encoded by the coding sequence ATGACACGCGTCCGGGTTGAGAGCTTTACCATCTCGCTTGACGGATACGGAGCCGGTCCGAATCAGGACATCAGGAATCCGCTCGGCGTGGGCGGGACAGATTTGCACCAGTGGTTAATCCCGACCCGGACGCTCCAGCGGACCCTGTTCGGCGCCGACGGCGGCACAACGGGGATTGATGACGACTTCGCCGCGCGGGGCTTCAGAAATGTCGGCGCCTGGATTCTCGGAAGAAACATGTTCGGACCGGTTCGCGGTCCCTGGCCCGACATGAACTGGAAAGGCTGGTGGGGGGATAGCCCACCCTATCATGTTCCAACGTTCATCCTGACTCATCACGCGCGTCCGCCCATCCGGATGGAAGGCGGAACGACGTTCCACTTCGTCACCGGCGGTATTCACGAGGCTCTTGACCGGGCGCGCGAGGCAGCCAACGGAATGGATGTGCGCATTGGCGGCGGACCTGGCACCATCCGGCAATATCTTCGTGCGGGCCTCATCGATGAGCTTCACGTCGCTGTCTCGCCGGTCCTGCTGGGCGGGGGAGAGCGGCTGTTCGACGGGGTTGACATGCGCGCGCTGGGATACGAATGCGTTCAGTTCGTTGCGTCGGAGAAAGCCACCCATGTTGTACTCCGGCGCCAGGGGCACGATTGCACGCCGGAACCCGGCGTCGGGTGA
- a CDS encoding VOC family protein, with product MTKIAKNTICLWYERDAEEAARFYARTFPDSSIGAVHRAPGDFPSGRQGDVLTVEFTVMGIPCLGLNGGPAFKQSEAFSFQVATEDQAETDRYWNAIVGNGGQESECGWCKDKWGISWQITPVALIKAYTSPDRSAARRAFDAMMMMKKIDIAVIEAAVRGRK from the coding sequence ATGACGAAGATCGCAAAGAACACGATTTGCCTTTGGTACGAACGCGATGCCGAGGAAGCGGCGCGGTTCTACGCCAGGACCTTTCCCGATTCGTCCATCGGGGCTGTGCATCGCGCACCGGGCGACTTTCCGTCGGGCAGGCAGGGGGACGTGTTGACTGTCGAGTTCACCGTGATGGGCATTCCCTGCCTGGGACTTAACGGTGGGCCCGCGTTCAAGCAGAGTGAAGCGTTTTCGTTCCAGGTCGCCACCGAGGATCAGGCCGAGACCGATCGGTACTGGAACGCGATCGTCGGAAACGGCGGCCAGGAGAGCGAGTGCGGCTGGTGCAAGGACAAGTGGGGAATCTCCTGGCAGATTACGCCAGTCGCGTTGATCAAGGCATATACCAGCCCCGATCGCTCCGCCGCCAGGCGGGCGTTCGATGCCATGATGATGATGAAAAAGATCGATATCGCCGTGATCGAGGCAGCGGTTCGTGGCCGGAAGTGA
- a CDS encoding VOC family protein — MEAQELHRGRLIDHIQLVVRDLSASRDFYTAIFGVLGVPMGGAGDGFFWADELFVSTADSQAAQGRLTGRHHLAFQAQDRAMVDAFYSVALAHGGTDNGAPGERPYHPGYYAAFVLDPDGNNIEAVYHGEATRSAASVRITFQE; from the coding sequence ATGGAGGCGCAAGAACTGCATCGCGGTCGTCTGATTGATCACATCCAGTTGGTGGTGCGAGATCTTTCTGCCAGCAGGGACTTCTATACAGCGATCTTTGGTGTCCTGGGCGTCCCCATGGGAGGTGCTGGCGATGGATTTTTCTGGGCGGATGAGCTGTTCGTATCAACTGCCGACAGCCAGGCCGCTCAAGGCAGGCTGACCGGGCGTCATCATCTGGCGTTCCAGGCGCAGGACCGGGCCATGGTGGACGCGTTCTACAGCGTCGCACTGGCCCACGGTGGCACGGATAATGGCGCCCCTGGGGAGCGTCCATACCATCCCGGCTACTACGCCGCTTTTGTTCTGGACCCCGACGGCAACAACATCGAGGCGGTTTACCATGGTGAAGCAACTCGCAGCGCTGCCTCGGTCCGCATTACGTTCCAGGAGTGA
- a CDS encoding aspartate carbamoyltransferase, which yields MKKGLTVTLSALLLIAFSAHAAEKATEERLDEVARHGAHVMPFSLEQTTHIFTKTDQGGLQQVIVKDDSNTEQVELIREHLSEIATEFTQGNFSDPAEIHGDDMPGLAELRAAQAGRIRIVYKELPGGAEIDYSSNDAGLINAIHRWFDAQLSDHARHAIPGHSHHHMHGNQ from the coding sequence ATGAAGAAAGGACTGACCGTGACATTGTCTGCGCTGTTATTGATAGCATTCTCCGCCCATGCGGCAGAGAAGGCGACGGAGGAGCGGCTGGACGAGGTCGCCAGGCACGGGGCGCATGTGATGCCATTCAGCCTGGAGCAGACAACCCATATCTTTACGAAAACGGACCAGGGCGGCCTGCAGCAGGTCATCGTCAAGGACGATTCCAATACCGAACAAGTCGAGTTGATACGCGAGCACCTGTCAGAGATCGCAACGGAGTTCACGCAAGGAAACTTTTCGGATCCTGCGGAAATCCATGGTGATGACATGCCGGGCCTGGCGGAATTGAGGGCGGCGCAAGCGGGCCGGATCAGGATTGTGTATAAGGAACTGCCCGGCGGTGCGGAAATCGACTACTCAAGTAATGATGCTGGGCTGATCAATGCCATCCATCGATGGTTCGATGCCCAGCTCAGTGATCATGCCCGTCATGCTATTCCGGGTCATTCTCATCATCATATGCACGGGAATCAATAA